The Pseudomonas sp. S06B 330 genome contains the following window.
CTTGAGCAGCCCCGACAAGGAAATGACACCTGGCACCAGCTCTTCAGCAAGCTTGGGTGAGGCCTTGGCCAGCACCTGAAGCAATTGCTGGACTTCCTCGTGACCAATCAGCTCATGACAGTGCTTGTGCAGGATCTGGTTCAAGTGGGTGGCAACCACGGTACTGGCATCGACCACGGTGTAGCCCAGCGACTGCGCCTGGCTGCGTTGATTGACATCGATCCACACCGCTTCCAGACCAAAGGCCGGGTCGCGGGCGGCAATCCCGCTGAGGGTGCCAAACACCTGCCCGGGGTTGATCGCCAGTTCGCGATCCGGGTAGATCTCGGCCTCGGCCAGGATCACCCCCATCAGGGTCAGGCGATAGGCGCTAGGCGCCAGGTCGAGGTTGTCACGGATATGCACGGTAGGCATGAGAAAGCCCAGATCCTGGGAGAGCTTCTTGCGCACCCCCTTGATCCGCGCCAGCAACTGCCCACCCTGATTGCGGTCGACCAGCGGAATCAGCCGGTAGCCAACCTCCAGACCGATCATGTCGATCGGCGTAACGTCGTCCCAGCCCAGCTCTTTGGTTTCCATGGCGCGCTGCGGCGAAGGCAGCAGGTCTTGCTGGCGCTGCACCTCTTCCTGGACCTTGAGCTTGGCTTGATGCTGCTTGCGCCACACCAGGTAGGCACCGCCGCCAGCAAGCAGGCCCAGACTGAGGAAAGCGAAGTGCGGCATACCCGGCACCAGGCCCATGACGATCATGATGCCCGCCGACACCCCCAACGCCTTGGGCGAATCGAACATCTGCCGATTGATCTGGTTCCCCATGTCCTCGGAGCCGGAAGCACGGGTCACCATGATCGCCGCGGCGGTGGACAGCAGCAGGGATGGCAATTGCGCCACCAAACCGTCACCAATGGTCAGCAAGGCATAGACCTTACCGGCATCACCGAAGGTCATGCCGTGCTGGAACATACCGACCAGCATGCCGCCGATCAAGTTGATGAAGAGGATCAACAGACCGGCGATGGCATCACCGCGCACAAACTTGCTGGCACCGTCCATCGAACCGTAGAACTCGGCCTCCTGGGCCACCTCCGAACGTCGCGCCTTGGCCTGGGCCTGATCGATCAGGCCGGCATTGAGGTCGGCGTCGATCGCCATCTGCTTGCCGGGCATCGCATCGAGGGTGAAGCGCGCACTCACCTCGGAAATACGCCCGGCACCCTTGGTCACTACCACGAAGTTAATGATCATCAGAATCGCGAACACCACGATACCGACCACATAGTTACCGCCGATCACCACCTCACCGAAGGCCTGGATCACCTTACCGGCAGCCGCGTGGCCATCGTGACCGTGGAGCATGACCACGCGCGTGGAGGCCACGTTCAAGGCCAGACGCAGCAGCGTTGCCACCAGTAGGATGGTCGGGAATGCGGCAAAATCAAGGGGGCGCAAGGCGTAGACGCAGACCAGCAAGACGACGATCGACAAGGCGATGTTGAAGGTGAACAGCACGTCGAGCAGAAACGGCGGGATCGGCAACATCATCATTGCCAGCATCACCAGCAGCAACAGCGGCACACCCAGATTACCCCGGCCTAACCCGGCCAGGTTGTTACGGGCACTGTTGATTAACTGAGAGCGATCCACCGGTATTCCTCGTCTAGCTCAAGCAAAACTTTGACGCGTTTGACGCGCGCAGCGCTGCCTTTGCAAGAAGCCTTCCAACTTTGAGAAATGGTGAACACAATAGCATTCGTAGTTGCTGCCGCCAGGCTGCGATCGGGCGCGCAGCGGCCGTCAGTGACGACCGTCTCGGTGCTTGGATGGCGACTGCTGCGCAGCCGATCGCAGCCTGGCGGCAGCGGCTACAGGACAGCTCTTAAGAACGCTGCAGGTCCGGCGGAATCGGCAGATCCTTTAGCGGTTCCGGTGGCTTGCCCTTGCCTGCCCGGTACTGACGAATCTGGAAGACGTAGGCCAGCACCTGAGCCACCGCCAGGTACAGCCCGGCCGGAATCTCTTCTTCAAGCTCGGTGGAGTAGTAGATCGAGCGCGCCAGCGCCGGGGATTCAAGCACTTGGATCTTGTGCTCGTTGCCGATCTCACGAATCTTCAAGGCAATGAAATCAACACCCTTGGCCAACAGTAACGGCGCAGCACCTTTTTCCGGGTCGTATTTTAGCGCCACGGCATAGTGCGTCGGGTTGGTAATGATCACGTCAGCCTCGGGAATCGCCGCCATCATCCGCCGCTGCGACGCTTCACGCTGGAGCTGGCGGATGCGCTGTTTGACCTCTGGCTTACCTTCACTGTCTTTGTATTCGTCGCGCACTTCCTGCTTGGTCATCAACATTTTTTTGTGCGTCTGCCATAGCTGGATCGGCACGTCCGCCGCGGCAATCAGCAGCAAGCCTGCCGCCATCCACAAGGCGCTCCAACCCACCACCTGAACACAGTGGATGATGGCCTGATCCAACGGCTCATTGGCAATTGCCAGCAAGTCATCACGGTCAGCCGAGAGTACGACCAGGGCAATGATCAAAATCACAAAGAATTTGGCCAACGCCTTGAGCAACTCGGATAAGGCATTGACCGAGAACATCCGCTTAATCCCGGCAAACGGATTCATGCGACTGAACTTGGGCTGCAACAGGCTGCCGGAGAATAGAAAACCACCTAGGGCTACCGGCCCAATGACCGACGCGACCAGCAATACCAGCAACACCGGCTGGATAGTGATCAGTGCAGTTTTACCTGCAGCCATGAGAAAAATACCCATGAACCGCTCATCCGTGATCACTTCGCGCGACAACATAAAGTTGCTGCGCATCAGCTCCATCAAGGCCTGAGCCATACCACCACCAAACGCCAACAGCGCCCCCGCCCCCGCCAGGGTCACGGTCACCGTATTGAGCTCTTTGGAGCGCGCAATCTCGCCCTTTTCCCGCGCGTCTTTTTTGCGCTTGTCGGTGGGGTCTTCTGTTTTGTCCTGACCGCTTTCGCTCTCTGCCATGCTCAGCGCGCCCGTGCCAGTTCACGCATCCATTGCAAAGCCTCGGAAGCCAGCAAGTGATAATGCGGAAGAATATCAGCCAGGGTGATCCAGAAAATGCCAAGCCCCAACACCAGTATCAACGGGAAGCCGATGGAGAAGATGTTCAGTTGCGGTGCCGCACGCGTCATCACACCGAAGGCAATATTGACTACCAGCAGCGCAGTGATAGCTGGCAGCACCAGCAACAGCGCTGCACCGAGCACCCAACTCAGCCGCCCTGCCAAGTCCCAGAAATGATTGACCAGCAAGCCACTGCCTACCGGCAAGGTGGTGAAACTCTCGGTCAGCACCTCAAACACCACCAGATGACCGTTGATACCCAAAAACAGCAGGGTCACCAACATGGTCAGGAACTGGCTGATCACCGCGACGTTAACACCGTTGGCCGGGTCGACCATGGAAGCGAACGCCATCCCCATCTGGATCGCGACGATCTGCCCGGCAATCACGAATATCTGGAAAAACAGCTGCAGCGACAGGCCGAACAGCGCACCGATGATGATCTGCTCTGCAATCAGCAGCAACGCACTAAGGTCCAGCGCCTGGACTTCAGGCATCGGCGGCAAACCCGGCACAATTACCACTGTGATCGCCAAGGCGAAATACAGGCGAATGCGTGCCGGCACCAGGGTGGTGCCGAACACCGGCATGGTCATCAGTACCGCCGTCACACGAAATAGCGGCAGAATAAAACTGGCCACCCACGTGCTGATCTGCGCATCGGTCAGCTCAAGCATGCACAGGTCAGCCGATCAAATGCGGAATGCTGCCATACAACGACAGCATGTATTCCATGAACTTCTGCACCAGCCACGGACCGACCACGATCAGCGTCACCAGCATGACCAACAGGCGCGGCAAGAAACTCAGGGTTTGTTCGTTGATCTGCGTAGCGGCCTGGAACATTGCCACCATCAGACCTACCAACAAGCTGGGCACCACCAGCACGGCGACCATCAGGGTGGTCAGCCACAACGCATCACGAAACAGATCGACGGCAACTTCAGGGGTCATGGTCTCGTTCTCCTTGAGGCGTCAGACGCCGCCGAAACTGCCGGCCAGGGTGCCCATGATCAGCGCCCAGCCATCGACCAGCACGAACAGCATGATCTTGAACGGCAGCGAGATGATCAGCGGCGAGAGCATCATCATACCCATGGCCATCAGCACACTGGCGACCACCAGGTCGATGATCAGGAAGGGAATGAAGATCATGAAGCCAATCTGGAACGCCGTTTTCAGCTCCGAAGTGACGAAGGCTGGCACCAGAATGGTCAGCGGCGCCTGGTCGGGGCTGGCGATGTCGGTACGCTTGGACAGGCGCATGAACAGGTCTAGGTCACTCTGGCGGGTTTGCGCCAGCATGAAATCCTTGAGTGGCACCTGAGCCTTGGCGATGGCTTCCTGGGCGACCATCTGCTCATTCAGGTAAGGCTGCAAGGCATCCTTGTTCACCCGATCAAACACCGGCGCCATGATGAACATGGTCAGGAACAGCGCCATGCCTGTGAGAATCTGGTTCGACGGCGTCTGCTGCAGGCCCAGGGCCTGACGCAGGATGGAGAAGACGATGATGATGCGGGTGAAACTGGTCATCAGGATGACGAACGCTGGAATGAAGCTCAGCGCAGTCATGATCAGCAGGATCTGCAGACTGACCGAATACTCCTGCTGGCCGTCCGCCCCATTGGACAGCGTGATGGCCGGGATCGACAACGGATCGGCGGCCAAGGCCAATGGCGCTGCCAACAGCAACAGCAGCGTCAACATCATGCGCAGTGCGCCCATCACGACTTACCCTTCTGATCCTTGCCCATTAGCTCCAGCAGGCGCTGGGCGAATTCCGGTGTGGCCTGGCGTGCACTGACCGGCACTTCAACGGGCTCGGCCAATACATGCAACGCCTCGATACTGCCTGGCGAATGACCGATCAGGATCTGCTCCTTGCCGACTTGAATCAGCAACAGACGATCCCGGGGGCCCAATGTGCGACTGCCCAGGATTTCGATGACCTGGCCACCGCCCGGCGCCGCGTTCTGCACTCGACGCAACAGCCAGGCGAGGAGAAAGATCAGCCCCAGCACCAGCAACAACCCGAGCACCAATTGAGTCAGCTGGCCGACAGCACTGCCACCACTGCCCGGCGCCACCACGGTGGCAGCCGGTTGCACCGTGGCCAGGGCCACGTCCATGTACAGGGCGGCGGCCACTGCCAGACCGCGGTGCAGATGCCGTTTCACTTAGCGCAGCTTCTTGATACGTTCGCTTGGGCTGATCACGTCGGTCAGGCGGATGCCGAACTTTTCGTTGACCACTACCACTTCGCCGTGAGCGATCAGCGTGCCGTTGACCAGCACGTCCAGCGGCTCACCGGCTAGACGATCAAGCTCGATCACCGACCCCTGGTTGAGCTGCAACAAGTTGCGGATGTTGATCTCGGTGCTGCCCACTTCCATGGAGATGCTCACCGGAATATCCAGGATCACATCCAGGTTCGGACCATCGAGCGTGACTTGTTCGTTACTGCGCGGCGAGCTGCCAAACTCTTCCATAGGCAGGCGATTGGACCCCGCACCGCCGCCAACGTCCGCCGCCAGCAAGGCGTCAATATCGGCCTGGCCAGCGTCGCCAGTTTCTTCCAGGGCAGCTGCCCACTCATCGGCCAGCGCTTGCTCTTCCGGTGAGGTGATGTCGTTTTCGTTAGCCATTTTGTCCTCGACGGGCAATCAATTCGGGAGTTGGAACAATCGGCGCCGCCTAGCGGCGCTCGATCGGATCGATAATCTGCAGGGCCAGGGTGCCCTTGTGTGAACCCAGCTTGGCCTTGAACGACGGCACGCCGTTGGCCCGCAGGATCAGCTCATCCGGCAGCTCAACCGGAATCACATCACCCGGCTGCATGTGAAGGATGTCGCGCAGCTTCAACTGACGACGTGCAACTGTCGCACTCAGCGGCACGCTGACATCCAGCACGTCTTCACGCAGGGCCTTGATCCAGCGCTCATCCTGGTCGTCCAGGTCAGACTGAAAACCGGCATCGAGCATTTCACGCACCGGCTCGATCATCGAGTACGGCATGGTCACGTGCAGGTCGCCGCCACCGCCATCGAGCTCGATGTGGAAGGTCGAGACCACCACCGCCTCACTGGGCCCGACAATGTTGGCCATGGCCGGGTTGACCTCGGAGTTGATGTACTCGAAGTTGACCGGCATGATCGCCTGCCAGGCTTCCTTCAGATCGACAAAG
Protein-coding sequences here:
- the flhA gene encoding flagellar biosynthesis protein FlhA, producing the protein MDRSQLINSARNNLAGLGRGNLGVPLLLLVMLAMMMLPIPPFLLDVLFTFNIALSIVVLLVCVYALRPLDFAAFPTILLVATLLRLALNVASTRVVMLHGHDGHAAAGKVIQAFGEVVIGGNYVVGIVVFAILMIINFVVVTKGAGRISEVSARFTLDAMPGKQMAIDADLNAGLIDQAQAKARRSEVAQEAEFYGSMDGASKFVRGDAIAGLLILFINLIGGMLVGMFQHGMTFGDAGKVYALLTIGDGLVAQLPSLLLSTAAAIMVTRASGSEDMGNQINRQMFDSPKALGVSAGIMIVMGLVPGMPHFAFLSLGLLAGGGAYLVWRKQHQAKLKVQEEVQRQQDLLPSPQRAMETKELGWDDVTPIDMIGLEVGYRLIPLVDRNQGGQLLARIKGVRKKLSQDLGFLMPTVHIRDNLDLAPSAYRLTLMGVILAEAEIYPDRELAINPGQVFGTLSGIAARDPAFGLEAVWIDVNQRSQAQSLGYTVVDASTVVATHLNQILHKHCHELIGHEEVQQLLQVLAKASPKLAEELVPGVISLSGLLKVLQALLAEQVPVRDIRSIAEAIANNAAKSQDTAALVAVVRVGLCRAIVQSIVGVESELPVITLEPRLEQILLNSLQRAGQGQEDGVLLEPSMAEKLQRSLIEAAQRQEMQGQPAILLVAGPVRAMLSRFGRLAVPNLHVLAYQEIPDNKQVTIVATVGPNG
- the flhB gene encoding flagellar biosynthesis protein FlhB, producing MAESESGQDKTEDPTDKRKKDAREKGEIARSKELNTVTVTLAGAGALLAFGGGMAQALMELMRSNFMLSREVITDERFMGIFLMAAGKTALITIQPVLLVLLVASVIGPVALGGFLFSGSLLQPKFSRMNPFAGIKRMFSVNALSELLKALAKFFVILIIALVVLSADRDDLLAIANEPLDQAIIHCVQVVGWSALWMAAGLLLIAAADVPIQLWQTHKKMLMTKQEVRDEYKDSEGKPEVKQRIRQLQREASQRRMMAAIPEADVIITNPTHYAVALKYDPEKGAAPLLLAKGVDFIALKIREIGNEHKIQVLESPALARSIYYSTELEEEIPAGLYLAVAQVLAYVFQIRQYRAGKGKPPEPLKDLPIPPDLQRS
- the fliR gene encoding flagellar biosynthetic protein FliR produces the protein MLELTDAQISTWVASFILPLFRVTAVLMTMPVFGTTLVPARIRLYFALAITVVIVPGLPPMPEVQALDLSALLLIAEQIIIGALFGLSLQLFFQIFVIAGQIVAIQMGMAFASMVDPANGVNVAVISQFLTMLVTLLFLGINGHLVVFEVLTESFTTLPVGSGLLVNHFWDLAGRLSWVLGAALLLVLPAITALLVVNIAFGVMTRAAPQLNIFSIGFPLILVLGLGIFWITLADILPHYHLLASEALQWMRELARAR
- the fliQ gene encoding flagellar biosynthesis protein FliQ: MTPEVAVDLFRDALWLTTLMVAVLVVPSLLVGLMVAMFQAATQINEQTLSFLPRLLVMLVTLIVVGPWLVQKFMEYMLSLYGSIPHLIG
- the fliP gene encoding flagellar type III secretion system pore protein FliP (The bacterial flagellar biogenesis protein FliP forms a type III secretion system (T3SS)-type pore required for flagellar assembly.), encoding MGALRMMLTLLLLLAAPLALAADPLSIPAITLSNGADGQQEYSVSLQILLIMTALSFIPAFVILMTSFTRIIIVFSILRQALGLQQTPSNQILTGMALFLTMFIMAPVFDRVNKDALQPYLNEQMVAQEAIAKAQVPLKDFMLAQTRQSDLDLFMRLSKRTDIASPDQAPLTILVPAFVTSELKTAFQIGFMIFIPFLIIDLVVASVLMAMGMMMLSPLIISLPFKIMLFVLVDGWALIMGTLAGSFGGV
- the fliO gene encoding flagellar biosynthetic protein FliO, producing the protein MDVALATVQPAATVVAPGSGGSAVGQLTQLVLGLLLVLGLIFLLAWLLRRVQNAAPGGGQVIEILGSRTLGPRDRLLLIQVGKEQILIGHSPGSIEALHVLAEPVEVPVSARQATPEFAQRLLELMGKDQKGKS
- the fliN gene encoding flagellar motor switch protein FliN, which codes for MANENDITSPEEQALADEWAAALEETGDAGQADIDALLAADVGGGAGSNRLPMEEFGSSPRSNEQVTLDGPNLDVILDIPVSISMEVGSTEINIRNLLQLNQGSVIELDRLAGEPLDVLVNGTLIAHGEVVVVNEKFGIRLTDVISPSERIKKLR
- the fliM gene encoding flagellar motor switch protein FliM, which produces MAVQDLLSQDEIDALLHGVDDGLVQTETNAEPGSVKSYDLTSQDRIVRGRMPTLEMINERFARYTRISMFNLLRRSADVAVGGVQVMKFGEYVHSLYVPTSLNLVKIKPLRGTSLFILDAKLVFKLVDNFFGGDGRHAKIEGREFTPTELRVVRMVLDQAFVDLKEAWQAIMPVNFEYINSEVNPAMANIVGPSEAVVVSTFHIELDGGGGDLHVTMPYSMIEPVREMLDAGFQSDLDDQDERWIKALREDVLDVSVPLSATVARRQLKLRDILHMQPGDVIPVELPDELILRANGVPSFKAKLGSHKGTLALQIIDPIERR